One segment of Setaria viridis chromosome 4, Setaria_viridis_v4.0, whole genome shotgun sequence DNA contains the following:
- the LOC117851803 gene encoding heme oxygenase 1, chloroplastic — translation MAPAPASLTASRALSPLLAPARVSSGRWSSLSVSVGARPATVAVSVAALTAQRRLVAAAAATEMAPAASGEEGSKPFIEEMRAVAMKLHTKDQAREGEKEPQAPPVAKWEPSVEGYLRFLVDSRLVFQTLEDIVDRATVPWYAEFRNTGLERSEALKKDLEWFKEQGHTIPEPSDPGTTYSSLLEELSEKDPQAFICHFYNVYFAHTAGGRMIGKKVSEKILNKKELEFYKWEGNLTQLLQNVRDKLNQVASSWSREEKDHCLEETEKSFTYSGQLLRHIFT, via the exons atggcgcccgCACCGGCATCGCTCACCGCTTCCCGCGCCCTCTCCCCCCTCCTCGCGCCCGCCAGAGTCTCCTCCGGGAGGTGGAGCAGCCTGTCGGTCTCCGTCGGTGCCCGGCCCGCGACCGTGGCGGTGTCCGTCGCGGCGTTGACCGCGCAGAGGAGGctggttgcggcggcggcggcgacggagatggcgcccgcggcgagcggggaggaggggagcaaGCCTTTCATCGAGGAGATGCGAGCGGTCGCCATGAAGCTGCACACCAAGGACCAGGCCCGGGAGGGGGAGAAGGAGCCCCaggcgccgcccgtcgccaagtGGGAGCCGTCCGTCGAGGGTTACCTACGGTTCCTCGTCGACAGCAGGCTCGTCTTCCAGACGCTCGAGGACATCGTCGATCGCGCCACCGTCCCGTGGT ATGCGGAGTTCCGGAATACTGGGTTGGAAAGATCAGAGGCACTCAAGAAGGATCTGGAGTGGTTCAAGGAACAgggccacacaattccagaaCCATCGGATCCTGGCACTACATACTCTTCCCTTCTGGAAGAGTTATCTGAGAAGGACCCCCAGGCATTTATCTGCCATTTCTATAATGTGTACTTTGCTCATACTGCTGGAGGCCGAATGATTGGCAAAAAG GTTTCGGAGAAGATTCTGAACAAGAAGGAGCTGGAGTTCTACAAGTGGGAGGGCAATCTCACCCAGCTGCTGCAGAACGTCCGTGACAAGCTTAACCAAGTCGCTTCT AGCTGGTCCCGGGAGGAGAAGgaccactgcctggaggagacGGAGAAGTCATTCACTTACTCCGGACAGCTCCTCCGCCACATATTCACATGA
- the LOC117851802 gene encoding NADP-dependent alkenal double bond reductase P2, whose translation MTVYDVTKLAGAASPPDPIPRHLSSPASVLSCSALIGFNARTAPYFRGPKPNSSRLVFRLFLALRSCRVLPSPSMEVRNRYVAIRRHIEGAPTEVDFEVREETARWSPDSGEVLVRNLYLSIDPYQLNRMKRSSASHLAVDGILPGQRIAAYAAGEVVASASPEYAAGDVVAGVLGWEDYTLFTPSPAVLMSKVDASASASAAAGGFPLSHHISALGTSGMTAYGGLFEVCRPAKGDKVFVSAASGSVGSLVGQFAKLAGCYVVGCAGTKAKVDLLKDKLGFDDAFNYKEEPDLNAALKRYFPDGIDIYFENVGGEMLEAALANMNTHGRVAVSGVISEYTGAGRRAAPDLMEVIYKRITIRGFLAWDFLPRFAEFNAVIGEWIREGKVQVVEDVSDGLESVPSAFAALFQGQNVGKKLVKLA comes from the exons ATGACTGTATACGACGTGACAAAACTGGCGGGAGCCGCATCTCCGCCGGACCCCATCCCTCGGCATCTAAGCTCGCCGGCGTCCGTCTTGTCCTGCTCTGCTCTCATTGGATTCAACGCACGCACGGCCCCGTATTTTAGGGGACCCAAACCCAACTCGTCTCGTCTCGTGTTCCGCTTGTTCTTGGCTCTTCGGTCTTGCCGAGTATTGCCGTCgccgtctatggaggtgaggaacAGGTACGTGGCCATCCGGCGCCACATCGAGGGCGCCCCGACGGAGGTCGACTTCGAGGTGAGGGAGGAGACGGCGAGGTGGTCCCCGGACTCCGGCGAGGTgctcgtcaggaacctctaCCTCTCCATCGACCCCTACCAGCTCAACCGCATGAAGCGGAGCAGCGCCTCCCACCTCGCCGTCGACGGCATCCTCCCCGGCCAG AGGATCGCGGCGTACGCTgccggcgaggtggtggcgTCGGCGAGCCCGGAGTACGCGGCGGGGGACGTGGTCGCCGGCGTGCTCGGGTGGGAGGACTACACGCTGTTCACGCCGTCCCCCGCCGTGCTCATGTCCAAGGTcgacgcctccgcctccgcctccgccgccgcgggcggctTCCCGCTGTCCCACCACATCAGCGCGCTGGGCACCAGCGGCATGACGGCGTACGGCGGCCTCTTCGAGGTGTGCAGGCCGGCAAAGGGGGACAAGGTGTTCGTGTCGGCGGCGTCGGGCTCCGTCGGCAGCCTCGTCGGCCAGTTCGCCAAGCTCGCCGGATGCTACGTCGTCGGCTGCGCCGGGACCAAAGCCAAG GTTGATCTGCTCAAAGACAAGCTGGGATTCGACGACGCTTTCAACTACAAAGAAGAGCCCGACCTGAACGCAGCTCTCAAGAG GTACTTCCCCGACGGCATCGACATCTACTTCGAGAACGTGGGTGGGGAGATGCTGGAGGCGGCGCTGGCCAACATGAACACGCACGGCCGGGTCGCCGTCTCCGGCGTCATCTCCGAGTAcacgggcgccgggcggcgcgcggcgccggaCCTGATGGAGGTGATCTACAAGCGCATCACCATCCGGGGCTTCTTGGCCTGGGACTTCCTGCCCAGGTTCGCCGAGTTCAACGCCGTCATCGGCGAGTGGATCCGGGAGGGGAAGGTGCAGGTTGTCGAGGACGTCTCCGACGGGCTCGAGAGCGTCCCGTCCGCCTTCGCCGCGCTGTTCCAAGGCCAGAACGTCggcaagaagctcgtgaagctGGCGTAG
- the LOC117851801 gene encoding beta-glucuronosyltransferase GlcAT14A, with product MLEAKPPSPGSGAAGAAAHIHGHRRWAAPLLASVLLSSLLISASLFFSSSRALLLSFSPLPSAASAEPLFVEAKLRQQMRAEDRPPRGAVPRIAYLVSGSTGDGAALRRTLRALYHPANTYVVHLDLEAPAAERAELAAAIRSDPVYARFRNVKVVTRANLVTYRGPTMVANTLHAAAILLREGGDWDWFINLSASDYPLVTQDDLLHVLSELPRQLNFIEHTSDIGWKEYQRAKPVIIDPGLYSLQKSDVFWITEKRSVPTAFKLFTGSAWMMLTHQFIEYCIWGWDNLPRTVLMYYANFLSSPEGYFHTVICNVPEFRNTTVNHDLHFISWDNPPKQHPHYLTLDDFDGMVNSNAPFARKFGREDPVLDKIDQELLGRQPDGFVPGGWTDVLNTTEKGGPFTVEHVQDLRPGPGVDRLKKLVTGLLTQEGFDDKHCL from the exons ATGCTAGAGGCgaagccgccgtcgccgggctccggcgcggccggggcggcggcgcacatcCACGGCCaccggcggtgggcggcgccgctgctcgcGTCGGTCCTGCTCTCCTCGCTCCTCATCTCCGCGTCGCTCTTCTTCTCCTCATCCCGCGCGCTGCTCCTCTCCTTCTCGCCGCTCCcctccgcggcctccgccgaGCCGCTCTTCGTCGAGGCCAAGCTCCGCCAGCAGATGCGGGCCGAGGACCGCCCGCCGCGGGGAGCCGTGCCCAGGATCGCCTACCTCGTCTCCGGCTCCACCGGGGACGGCGCCGCGCTGCGAAGGACGCTCAGGGCGCTCTACCACCCGGCCAACACCTACGTCGTGCACCTCGACCTAgaggcccccgccgccgagcgCGCCGAGCTCGCCGCAGCCATCCGGTCCGACCCCGTCTACGCCAGGTTCCGCAACGTCAAGGTCGTCACACGCGCGAACCTCGTCACCTACCGGGGCCCGACCATGGTGGCCAACACGCTGCACGCGGCGGCCATTTTGCTGCGGGAGGGGGGCGATTGGGACTGGTTCATCAACCTCTCCGCATCCGACTACCCGCTCGTCACCCAGGACG ATCTGTTACATGTGCTCTCTGAGTTGCCAAGGCAGCTTAACTTCATCGAGCACACAAGTGACATCGGATGGAAGGA GTACCAGAGGGCAAAACCAGTGATCATCGACCCTGGGCTATACAGCCTGCAGAAGTCTGACGTTTTCTGGATTACAGAGAAAAGGAGTGTCCCAACTGCATTCAAGCTCTTTACTG GCTCAGCATGGATGATGCTTACTCATCAGTTTATTGAATACTGCATATGGGGATGGGACAATCTACCAAGGACAGTCCTGATGTATTATGCCAATTTTCTTTCTTCACCAGAGGGTTACTTCCACACAGTCATCTGCAACGTCCCGGAGTTCCGCAACACCACAGTCAACCATGATCTACATTTCATTTCTTGGGACAACCCACCAAAGCAACATCCTCATTATCTCACACTCGATGATTTTGATGGTATGGTTAACAGTAATGCTCCCTTTGCACGGAAGTTTGGAAGAGAAGATCCCGTGCTGGACAAGATTGATCAGGAACTATTGGGCCGCCAACCTGATGGATTTGTGCCTGGTGGATGGACAGATGTGTTGAATACAACTGAGAAAGGAGGACCCTTCACTGTTGAACATGTCCAAGATCTCCGCCCAGGGCCTGGTGTTGACAGATTAAAGAAACTCGTCACAGGCTTGCTCACCCAAGAAGGTTTTGATGACAAGCATTGCTTGTAA
- the LOC117854107 gene encoding uncharacterized protein, whose protein sequence is MAPPPPPSGTVLFLYLLLLFLLSTAAAASAAAPEEEFTEELLLRPLPDRKALAHFYFRSSAPPAATVGRHHHLFPKAISQLVKKYHISELELSFTQGRWNYEQWGGFDPMSTSNAKPPGVELWAVFDLPSSEIDATWKNLTHTLSGLFCASINFLESSTAFSAPRWGFKWNEGNLRYGALPREAVCTENLTPWLKLLPCRDKAGIASLLYRPSIYKGYYHSQKLKLRSSQSLGIILDQTLTVVLQPNTINDKQLHSNLGQLQPSWSMRHLFNRKLSGKCLVSKYSRIFIEFDKGIVDKVNKSGSDLSWNNEFFVLSNGPDRLIKGLNNLEVQSSFIYEYDVSNYSEEKPFDVGITWKLPLIWSCTPSPFHASRFLMGSGNERGSIALSFTSTNLQKIFGSPNDCSIKAVIFQMVPWYVKVYYHSLEIFIDGNRKTVSDVVDKIHVTPSEDKLLPGTLEMLLRFPCSMQSATLTLDFDKGFLHIDEYPPDANQGFDIPSALVSFPEFNSARNYPEIDPLLGSPLLENFQEDTVVKSYTEVLLVPLTTPDFSMPYNVITFTCTVLALYFGSLLNALRRRIGEEERELTKTATRHGLIRLLLAKLRGQKVNPTESGSLSESTGSKKLLFKVVLVAVAAVLFHYFSNNS, encoded by the exons atggcgccgccgcctccaccttctGGGACGGTCCTCTTCctgtacctcctcctcctcttcctcctttcgACTGCCGCAGCGGCATCGGCAGCGGCGCCTGAGGAGGAGTTCACGGAGGAGCTGCTCCTGCGGCCGCTCCCTGACCGCAAGGCGCTGGCCCACTTCTACTTCCGCTCCTCTGCGCCCCCAGCTGCCACCgtcggccggcaccaccacctcttCCCCAAGGCCATCTCCCAGCTG GTCAAAAAATATCACATTAGTGAGTTGGAGCTATCTTTCACCCAGGGAAGATGGAACTATGAGCAGTGGGGTGGATTTGATCCTATGTCAACAAGTAATGCAAAACCTCCTGGTGTTGAGCTGTGGGCAGTTTTTGATCTTCCTTCGTCTGAGATTGATGCAACATGGAAGAACCTGACCCATACACTATCTGGCCTGTTTTGTGCATCCATCAATTTTTTAGAGTCTTCCACTGCATTTTCTGCTCCTCGTTGGGGATTTAAATGGAATGAAGGCAATTTGCGATATGGTGCATTGCCTCGTGAAGCAGTATGCACTGAGAATCTGACACCTTGGCTGAAACTTCTTCCATGTCGTGACAAAGCTGGGATAGCTTCTTTGTTGTATAGACCTTCAATTTACAAAGGATACTACCATTCCCAGAAACTGAAACTAAGATCATCCCAGTCACTTGGTATTATTCTTGATCAAACACTGACTGTTGTACTGCAACCAAATACTATTAATGATAAACAGCTGCATTCTAATCTAGGACAACTTCAGCCCAGCTGGTCCATGAGACATCTTTTCAACAGAAAGTTGTCAGGGAAATGTCTTGTTTCTAAATACAGCAGAATATTCATAGAGTTTGATAAAGGCATTGTTGACAAAGTTAACAAATCTGGAAGTGATCTTTCTTGGAATAATGAATTCTTTGTGTTGTCCAATGGCCCGGACAGGTTGATCAAAGGCCTAAATAACTTGGAAGTTCAATCTTCTTTTATATATGAATATGATGTTAGTAACTACAGTGAGGAAAAGCCTTTTGATGTGGGCATAACTTGGAAGCTTCCCCTGATATGGTCTTGCACCCCCTCACCTTTTCATGCAAGCAGATTTCTTATGGGTAGTGGAAATGAAAGAGGGTCAATTGCTCTGTCCTTTACGTCCACTAATCTTCAGAAGATATTTGGCAGCCCAAATGATTGTTCAATAAAGGCAGTTATTTTCCAGATGGTTCCATGGTATGTTAAGGTCTATTATCACAGCCTAGAAATTTTTATAGATGGGAACCGGAAAACTGTATCAGATGTAGTTGACAAGATTCATGTCACTCCTTCAGAAGACAAGCTTTTGCCTGGTACTCTGGAGATGCTACTAAGATTCCCTTGCAGCATGCAGTCGGCTACTCTGACATTGGATTTTGACAAG GGATTCCTGCATATAGATGAATATCCTCCTGATGCTAATCAAGGATTTGACATTCCATCAGCTTTGGTTAGCTTTCCTGAGTTCAACTCTGCTAGAAATTACCCTGAAATTGATCCATTACTTGGGTCTCCTTTACTAGAAAATTTCCAG GAAGACACTGTTGTGAAGTCGTATACAGAAGTATTGCTCGTTCCCCTGACGACTCCTGATTTCAGCATGCCATACAATGTTATCACCTTCACCTGCACTGTTTTAGCTCTTTATTTTGGCTCATTATTGAATGCATTAAGACGAAGGATCggcgaggaagagagggagttgACGAAAACAG CCACAAGGCATGGGCTCATTCGTCTGTTGCTAGCTAAGCTAAGAGGGCAGAAGGTCAATCCTACGGAGTCAGGGTCTTTATCCGAATCGACTGGATCAAAGAAGCTGCTATTCAAGGTTGTACTTGTTGCAGTAGCTGCAGTTCTGTTTCACTATTTCTCAAACAACAGTTGA